One Flavobacterium sp. 90 DNA segment encodes these proteins:
- a CDS encoding alpha-galactosidase, with product MNRLLLLVFTIVFSAVQAQESSLIKIETENSALVLKVGKNKKLYQTYLGTKLDNGSEYELISKENTKKFVVNDGNPLIDLRHLAYPTFGTDNLFEPAIRMTHNDGNPSLELEYQNHTSQKVSDDISEITIKLKDPQYPVFVNLHYKIFYSENVIETWTEIQHQEKKSVVLYNYASVALHLDSDKYWLTQFYSDVVEEMRMEETQLVRGAKTIDSKLGVRTNMFASPSFFLSLNSKSSENNGEVIAGTIAWSGNFKHTFEIDNNNELRIVSGINEFASEYNLKPGEIFKTPAFIYTFSNKGKGQASRNLHTWAKKYGIKDGEKPRLTLLNNWETTFFDFDQVKLSNMFQDAKTLGVDMFLLDDGWFGNKYPRSGSVSGLGDWQATKAKLPDGIGFLMQEAKNTNVKFGIWIEPEMVNEKSELYEKHPDWVLSLPNREKSIYRTQLVLDLSNPKVQDFVFKVVDDIMQTESGVAFFKWDCNRMMTSAYSTYLKNEQSHLFIEYTRGLYKVLDRIKSKYPNLPMMLCAGGGGRVDYGLLNYFTEFWASDNTDPFDRVFIQWGYSNFYPALSTCNHVTSMGNQSIKFKTDVAMMGKLGFDIHVGGLKDNELKYCQEAVSNYKRLSPVIWQGNLFRLISPYEDTRAVLMYVNENKTQSVLFSYTLHPLTDPNYGLVKLEGLDASKKYSVKEINLMPQSKNTFEESGTIYSGDFLMKIGLKVSSSRQESSVVLEITDVDLRN from the coding sequence ATGAACCGATTATTACTTTTAGTATTTACAATTGTTTTTTCTGCTGTTCAGGCGCAGGAAAGTTCCCTGATTAAAATTGAAACCGAAAATTCGGCATTGGTTTTAAAAGTGGGAAAAAACAAGAAATTATATCAAACGTATTTGGGAACAAAGCTTGATAATGGTTCAGAATATGAATTGATTTCGAAAGAAAATACAAAAAAGTTTGTTGTAAATGATGGTAATCCTTTAATCGATTTGCGTCATTTGGCTTATCCAACTTTTGGAACGGACAATTTGTTTGAACCCGCAATCAGAATGACGCATAATGACGGAAATCCATCTTTGGAATTAGAATATCAAAACCATACTTCTCAAAAAGTAAGCGATGATATTTCTGAAATTACTATAAAATTAAAAGATCCGCAATATCCGGTTTTTGTCAATCTTCATTATAAAATATTTTATTCAGAAAATGTAATAGAAACCTGGACAGAAATTCAGCATCAGGAAAAAAAATCGGTTGTACTTTACAATTATGCTTCGGTTGCCTTGCATTTAGATTCCGATAAATATTGGCTGACTCAGTTTTACAGTGACGTTGTAGAAGAAATGAGAATGGAAGAAACTCAGCTTGTTCGAGGTGCTAAAACTATTGATTCGAAGTTGGGCGTAAGAACGAATATGTTTGCTTCGCCAAGTTTTTTTCTTTCGTTAAATTCAAAATCTAGTGAAAATAACGGAGAAGTAATCGCAGGAACAATTGCATGGTCAGGGAATTTTAAGCATACGTTTGAAATTGATAATAATAATGAATTAAGAATCGTTTCGGGAATAAACGAATTTGCTTCAGAATACAATTTAAAACCTGGAGAAATATTTAAAACTCCGGCTTTTATTTATACTTTTTCGAACAAAGGAAAAGGGCAGGCGAGTAGAAATTTACATACTTGGGCAAAAAAATACGGAATTAAAGATGGTGAAAAACCACGCTTGACTTTATTGAATAATTGGGAAACGACGTTCTTTGATTTTGATCAGGTAAAATTGAGCAATATGTTTCAAGATGCTAAAACATTAGGCGTTGATATGTTTTTGTTGGATGATGGTTGGTTTGGGAATAAATATCCAAGAAGTGGTTCTGTTTCGGGTTTGGGAGATTGGCAGGCTACAAAAGCTAAACTTCCTGACGGAATTGGTTTTTTAATGCAGGAAGCTAAAAATACTAACGTGAAATTTGGTATTTGGATTGAGCCTGAAATGGTAAATGAAAAAAGCGAATTGTATGAGAAACATCCGGATTGGGTTTTAAGTTTGCCTAATCGTGAAAAAAGTATTTATCGAACACAATTGGTTTTGGATTTGAGTAATCCAAAAGTTCAGGATTTTGTTTTTAAGGTTGTCGACGACATTATGCAAACAGAATCGGGTGTTGCTTTTTTTAAATGGGATTGTAACCGAATGATGACAAGTGCGTATTCGACTTATTTAAAAAATGAACAATCGCATTTGTTTATTGAATACACAAGAGGATTGTACAAAGTTCTGGACAGAATAAAAAGTAAATATCCAAACTTGCCAATGATGCTTTGTGCCGGCGGCGGTGGAAGGGTAGATTATGGATTACTGAATTATTTCACGGAGTTTTGGGCAAGCGATAACACAGATCCGTTTGACCGCGTATTTATTCAATGGGGATATTCTAATTTTTATCCGGCATTATCGACTTGTAACCACGTAACTTCGATGGGAAATCAATCGATAAAATTTAAAACCGATGTTGCAATGATGGGCAAATTAGGTTTTGATATTCATGTTGGAGGTTTAAAAGACAACGAATTAAAATATTGTCAGGAAGCGGTTTCTAATTATAAACGATTAAGTCCGGTGATTTGGCAAGGAAATTTATTCCGATTAATTTCTCCTTATGAAGATACAAGGGCTGTTTTGATGTACGTGAATGAAAACAAAACGCAATCGGTGCTTTTTTCTTATACGCTGCATCCGCTTACAGATCCTAATTATGGTTTGGTAAAACTTGAAGGACTTGATGCTTCAAAAAAATATAGCGTTAAAGAAATTAATCTGATGCCTCAGAGTAAAAATACTTTTGAAGAATCTGGTACTATTTATTCCGGTGATTTTCTGATGAAAATAGGATTGAAAGTTTCTTCTTCAAGACAAGAAAGTAGTGTTGTACTTGAGATTACTGATGTTGATTTGAGGAATTAG
- a CDS encoding DUF6055 domain-containing protein translates to MKKLLLLIVVFLSSYFAIAQKTLFTPTEWSDPNNEFYNKVSNTRKYESTNFVVYWGDKVGTNPATYSDTALRFTPKSVADTLETSFKRYITDLHFINNAPTTNFGKYKIIIMMMNTWTSTDPRLQAFAQASSFSGTIGAMFVHPEATRDGGALSHEFAHTLQMMMGIQENPGAGRAFSGYDWAGPFFEGHANFMRAQAYSQWAEIDGTLTRWIQTKHFMWSSNRHHYTNFHLMYYVQEKEGFDFTRRMWAESMNEEHPLETIKRLKGFTQDQLDDYLWGYAQRQPAFDYPIQWNSQINATSNFGKTIRNVYNSIKTNMPRYTSREYTLLTKVTGTTDQYYTNNDWAPQDYGMNVIPLYPTCTGTQKKVTIKFKGHTEVNTTQAGWRYGFVTTKTDGTISRYSPMYKVDGEASFTLNTATEANIYLVVFAAPKVHVNYNMDVGYPKQRRYPYELKIANATPEGFQPAANFRSYLKTNGHLHTNGGGWVSNNATVASTVYVGPYAIVRAGNVSGNARIEDYAMVDGGTINGSAIIRGNACVYNATIANTAIVEGNAWMEGGSVKNTANIKGNAMLFAGDFGSSVVVGGDAEIGSCSTPGVYLQFPYWRNGRDNCDGKGASDTSNVDINATFTNFTAAQMAFSTTPNCTVTTLATNKSTFDSAAEVDLSVYPNPAKGNLNITFLQTEEEKTTIALFDINGQKIATIADKVYEAGRIDIQYNSGNLTPGVYLLHIQRGNNVVSKTFIKE, encoded by the coding sequence ATGAAAAAACTATTACTACTGATTGTCGTTTTTCTATCCAGTTATTTTGCAATTGCACAGAAAACGCTTTTTACTCCCACAGAATGGAGTGATCCCAACAATGAATTTTACAATAAAGTATCCAACACCAGAAAGTATGAGTCTACGAACTTTGTCGTTTACTGGGGTGATAAAGTGGGTACAAATCCTGCGACGTATTCTGATACAGCACTTAGATTTACGCCTAAATCGGTTGCAGATACGCTTGAAACTAGCTTTAAACGCTACATTACCGATTTGCATTTTATAAATAATGCGCCAACAACAAATTTTGGAAAATACAAGATCATTATTATGATGATGAACACCTGGACTTCTACAGATCCAAGGTTACAAGCCTTTGCACAAGCCAGCTCGTTTAGTGGTACAATTGGCGCAATGTTTGTACATCCTGAAGCTACAAGAGATGGTGGAGCATTGTCACACGAATTTGCGCACACGCTGCAAATGATGATGGGCATTCAGGAAAACCCAGGCGCCGGTAGAGCATTTTCGGGATATGATTGGGCAGGTCCGTTTTTTGAAGGACATGCCAATTTTATGCGAGCCCAGGCTTACTCACAATGGGCAGAAATTGACGGAACTCTCACCCGCTGGATTCAGACGAAACATTTTATGTGGTCCTCGAATCGACATCATTACACGAATTTTCATTTAATGTATTATGTGCAGGAAAAAGAAGGTTTTGATTTTACTAGAAGAATGTGGGCAGAATCTATGAACGAAGAGCATCCGCTTGAAACCATTAAGCGATTAAAAGGTTTTACGCAAGATCAACTTGATGATTATCTTTGGGGATATGCACAAAGACAACCTGCATTCGATTATCCTATTCAATGGAATTCTCAAATTAATGCGACAAGTAATTTTGGAAAAACCATTAGAAACGTGTACAACAGCATCAAAACAAATATGCCTCGTTATACTAGTAGAGAATACACGCTTCTAACTAAAGTTACAGGTACAACAGATCAATATTATACTAATAATGACTGGGCTCCACAAGATTACGGAATGAACGTAATTCCTTTATACCCAACTTGTACAGGAACTCAAAAGAAAGTTACGATTAAATTTAAAGGACATACTGAGGTTAATACAACTCAGGCTGGATGGAGATATGGTTTTGTTACTACAAAAACTGATGGTACTATTTCGCGTTACAGTCCAATGTATAAAGTGGATGGTGAAGCTTCATTTACCCTTAATACCGCTACAGAAGCCAATATTTATTTGGTAGTATTTGCTGCGCCAAAAGTCCATGTAAATTACAATATGGATGTTGGTTACCCAAAACAAAGAAGATATCCTTATGAACTAAAAATTGCAAATGCTACTCCAGAAGGATTTCAGCCTGCAGCAAATTTTAGAAGTTATCTTAAAACAAACGGACATTTGCACACTAACGGTGGCGGATGGGTTTCTAATAACGCGACTGTTGCGTCTACAGTATATGTAGGTCCATATGCAATTGTGAGAGCCGGAAATGTTTCAGGAAATGCACGTATAGAAGATTATGCTATGGTAGATGGAGGAACTATAAATGGTAGTGCAATTATAAGAGGAAATGCATGTGTGTACAACGCAACGATAGCAAACACTGCAATTGTTGAAGGTAATGCTTGGATGGAAGGCGGATCTGTAAAAAATACAGCCAATATAAAAGGAAACGCAATGTTGTTTGCGGGAGATTTTGGAAGTTCGGTTGTGGTAGGAGGAGATGCGGAAATTGGAAGTTGTTCTACACCAGGTGTTTATTTACAGTTTCCTTACTGGAGAAACGGAAGAGACAATTGTGATGGTAAAGGAGCAAGCGATACTTCTAATGTTGATATCAATGCAACATTTACGAACTTTACAGCTGCACAAATGGCTTTTAGTACCACACCAAACTGTACTGTAACTACGTTGGCAACTAATAAGTCAACTTTTGATTCAGCAGCAGAAGTAGATTTAAGTGTTTATCCAAATCCGGCAAAAGGAAATCTAAACATTACCTTTTTACAAACGGAAGAAGAAAAAACAACTATTGCTTTGTTTGATATTAACGGACAAAAAATAGCTACAATTGCAGATAAAGTTTACGAAGCCGGAAGAATTGACATTCAATACAATTCTGGTAACTTAACTCCGGGAGTATATTTATTACATATTCAAAGAGGAAATAATGTTGTAAGCAAAACATTTATCAAAGAATAA
- a CDS encoding ring-cleaving dioxygenase has translation MENKILGLHHITAIAGDAKRNFNFYSNILGLRFIKKTVNFDDPGTYHFYFGDEVGSAGTILTFFPWGEGIQQGRKGSGMATEIGYSVPKGSLDFWQKRFEQYNVIYNKPSEKFGEKYLTFLDPDGLKLELIESKTDDNRKPWETDEVKADVATRGFHNITLTLNSIKATAAILTEIFGYKLIDQDVNRYRYATDAVENAAIVDLVELPEEKRGLGANGTVHHVAFRVQNDEILMHFREKIEEYGLQITPQIDRNYFHSLYFREPGGVLFEIATENPGFTVDEPLEELGQNLKLPAQYESDRAAIEAHLVKIN, from the coding sequence ATGGAAAATAAAATCTTAGGCTTACACCATATTACTGCAATTGCGGGTGATGCAAAACGTAACTTCAACTTTTACTCTAACATATTAGGATTACGTTTTATTAAAAAAACAGTAAATTTTGATGATCCTGGAACGTACCATTTTTACTTTGGAGATGAAGTTGGAAGCGCTGGAACAATCTTAACTTTTTTCCCTTGGGGAGAAGGAATTCAACAAGGAAGAAAAGGTTCCGGAATGGCTACAGAAATTGGTTATTCTGTTCCTAAAGGAAGCCTTGATTTCTGGCAAAAACGTTTTGAGCAATACAATGTGATTTATAATAAACCTTCGGAAAAATTTGGAGAAAAATACCTTACTTTCTTAGATCCGGACGGTTTAAAATTAGAATTAATCGAATCTAAAACAGACGATAACAGAAAACCTTGGGAAACTGACGAAGTAAAAGCTGATGTAGCGACAAGAGGTTTTCATAACATCACTTTGACTTTAAACAGCATAAAAGCAACTGCTGCAATCTTAACCGAAATATTTGGTTATAAATTGATCGATCAAGACGTAAACCGTTACCGTTATGCAACAGATGCGGTAGAAAATGCTGCAATTGTTGACTTGGTAGAATTACCTGAAGAAAAACGCGGTTTGGGAGCAAACGGAACTGTCCATCACGTAGCTTTCAGAGTTCAGAATGATGAAATTTTAATGCACTTCCGTGAAAAAATCGAAGAATACGGTTTGCAAATTACACCACAGATTGACAGAAACTATTTCCACTCTCTTTATTTCAGAGAACCAGGAGGAGTTTTGTTCGAAATCGCTACAGAAAATCCTGGATTTACAGTAGATGAGCCTTTAGAAGAATTAGGTCAAAACTTAAAACTTCCTGCTCAATATGAGTCTGACAGAGCTGCAATTGAAGCGCATTTGGTGAAAATAAATTAA